The following nucleotide sequence is from Melioribacteraceae bacterium.
TACTAGCGATTGAAAGTGCTGCTTTTTTTTCATTATGATATTGCAGCATTTTCATGTAGTCCATTTTGTAAATATGATCACCGGAAAGAAGTAAAACCCAATTATAATCTTGTTCTCTTATCAAATTGAGATTTTGTAAAATTGCATTTGAGGTACCAGTATACCAATTGTTACTAATCTTCTGCTGAGGTGGAATAGAAAATATAAATTCACCAAGTTCATAATTGAAAATATTCCAGGCCTCATAGATGTGCTGATTTAGTGAATCCGACTTGTACTGAGTGAGGAGATAAATTTTACGTAAACCTGAATTCAAACAATTAGAAAGTGCAAAATCAATTATTCGATACTTGCCGCCAAATGGAACCGATGGTTTTGTCCGATGAAGTGTGAGGGGAACTAATCTTTCGCCTTGACCACCGGCGAGGATCATTGTCAATGTTGATCTTAATAAACTTGAACCGGTAAATGACATATCGATGTCTCTTCTTTTTTATTGTTGAATATATAGAATTCGTATTTATTTGGCAAAGAAACAAATTGTTAAATTATTGGCATGGTTTATAAGCACTTTATCACCAAATAAAATTCCATATTATTTTGAGATAATCATTAAATTAATAATTGAATAAATATCGATTAAGATTGAATAAAACTTACTTTTTTATTTCCGATATACACTTGGGTCTTCAATCTCCGGAGGTTGAAAAACAAAAGGAGAGTAGATTAGTCGATTTTCTAAAGTTTGCTGAGGAAAATTGCGATGAACTTATAATTCTTGGTGATCTGTTTGATTATTGGTTTGAATATAGACGGGTGATACAAAAGGGATTTTTCAAAACATTGGCGGCGTTGGAAAATCTTTCTCAAAAGGGAATTGCAATTCATTATATAATTGGGAACCATGATTTTCTTCATAGAGATTTTTTTGAAAAAGAAATTGGCGCAACTCTTTACTTTGATCCGGTTGAACTGACTCTAAATAATAAAAGATTTTATCTAGGACATGGCGACGGATTAATCAGAAATGATACCGGTTATAAAATTTTAAAGAAACTTTTACGCAATAAGGTTTTACAATTCCTATTCTCTTTAATTCATCCTGATCTTGGAATTAAATTGGCAAGTTCAACAAGTAAGAAATCTCGTGATTACACAGCAACAAAGGATTATGGAGAAAGCGATAGCTTGTTTGAAGTTGCAAAAGAAAAATTAGATGATAACTACGATTATGTAATGTTCGGTCATTCGCACCGTAAAAGATTTGAAAAATATAACAACGGATTTTATGTAAACTTGGGTACTTGGTTAAGAGAACCTTGTTACGGTAAATTTCATAACGATAATTTTGAGATAATTGATTGGTAATTTTATGTTGAAATCAAAAAAGAAAAACAGTTCTAAACCTAATCGGAAAAAAATTATCCTCTCAATTGCCAGTGGATTTTTTGTAATATTCCTAATAGCAGCTTTCATATTCTTTGATTATGTAGTCTCCGGACTTCCTTCGCTCGAACAATTAGAAAATCCTAAACCACAATTAGCCAGTAATGTTTACAGCGCTGATGGTGAATTGATCGGTCAATACTTCAGACAAAATAGGATTGAAGTCAGCATAAAAGATATACCACAAGATTTTATAAATGCACTTGTTGCTACAGAAGATAGAAAGTTTTTCGATCACTGGGGTGTTGATCTTGAAAGATTGTTTAAGGCAATGGTTAAGACAATATTTCTTGGCAGAAGAGAAGGTGCTTCAACAATAACACAACAGTTAACAAAAAATTTATACAGTTTTTGGAGCGGTACAGAATCAGATTTTGATGTAATAGTTCGGAAGGTCAGAGAGTGGATAACTTCTGTTCAGATTGAAAGCAATTATACAAAGGATGAAATACTGGAAATGTATTTCAACATTTCGTATTTCGGTAGGGGAGCATACGGAGTTGAAATGGCTTCGCGTACATACTTTGGTAAAGGCATGAATGAACTTACATTAAGTGAAATGTCAGTCTTGGTTGCAATGTTGAAATCTCCGGTTTTGTATGATCCGGTAAAACGATATAATAATTCAATACAACGCCGAAATCTGGTTCTTTACAATATGGTTCAAATGGACTTGCTTGATGAAACAAAGTATCAACAACTAAAAGAAGAACCGATTGTAATAACAAATTATGAAACCGCAGAAGGATTTAAAAGTAACTTAGCACCACACTTCGTAGAACATGTAAGAAGACAATTATCCAGAATGGCTGATACTTATGGATTTGATTTGTATGAAGATGGATTAACTATTTATACAACCCTTGATTCCGAAATGCAAAAGATTGCGGTAAAAGCCGCACAAACTCATTTAGTTGAATACCAAAAATTATTTGATCAAAGATGGAATTGGGGAAGAGGAAAAAATAGAGCAACTATTAATGATCTGCTTGGTAAAGCAATTAGAAACCGGACTGATTATATAAATGCTCAAACCCAAGAAGAGAAAAATGAAATTTTTCAAAACCTGATTAAAAATGTCGCATTTGTTGATTCAGTTCAAAAAGTCTGGCAAACAATTGAAGTTGGCTTTGTTGCAATGGATGTAGCAAGCGGTGAAATAAAAGCAATGGTTGGGGGACGTGATCAAGATTTCAAATATGGATTAAATCATATTACTCAAATCAAACGACAACCCGGTTCTGCTTTCAAACCGATTATTTACACGGTTGCATTGGATAATGGTCTATACCCGGCTTACCCGATCCTAAATCAACCTTTTGATTATGAAGGGTGGGAACCGCAAAATTTTGATAAAAGTACATCGGGATTTGTTACTCTTCGTGAAGCCCTCAGAAAATCCTTAAATATTGTTTCCGGAAGATTAATAATTGAAGACCACGTAAAACTGTGGCAAGTAGGCAGATATGCCGACAGAATGGGGATCAAAAGTAAATTGGATTTATATCCTGCTATTTCACTCGGTGCTTCTGAAGTCACTCCACTAGAGCTTACTGCAGCATTTGCAACAATAGCCAATCATGGAATTTATAATGAACCGATATCTATTTTGAGAATAGAAGATAAAGATGGTATTCTTATTGATAACTTTTCATCAGAAGCAAGAGAAGCAATTCCTGAGGAAACTGCATATATAATGACAGATATGATGAAAACTGTAATGGATGCCGGAACCGGTGCTGCTGTTAGAACACGATACGGATTTAATAGACCCGCCGGTGGAAAAACCGGTACAACTCAAGAATTTGCCGATGCATGGTTTGTCGGTTTTACTGCTCAATTAGCAGCCGGAGTTTGGGTAGGATTTGATGACAGACGAGTTACGTTTACCGGAAATTACGGGCAAGGTTCGCAAGCCGCTCTTCCTATCTGGGGTTTATTTATGAAGGAAGTATATGACAAATTTGATTTTCCTGTAGTTGATTTTGAACCGCCTGCCGGTGGAAACGTAACAACTATTAATTTTTGTGCTGAATCAATTTACGAACTCGGTGATCCGAGAATTTATTCATCTGATTGTAATTCCGGAATTTATACTGATATCATTAAGTTGAAAGATATTCCCCCAATGTTTAATGCTCAGCGTGATACTGCGATTAAAATATTCGATAAATATTTAGCACCGGATAGTAATGCACACGAAGCAGTTGAAATAGAGTAGTA
It contains:
- a CDS encoding UDP-2,3-diacylglucosamine diphosphatase; protein product: MNKTYFFISDIHLGLQSPEVEKQKESRLVDFLKFAEENCDELIILGDLFDYWFEYRRVIQKGFFKTLAALENLSQKGIAIHYIIGNHDFLHRDFFEKEIGATLYFDPVELTLNNKRFYLGHGDGLIRNDTGYKILKKLLRNKVLQFLFSLIHPDLGIKLASSTSKKSRDYTATKDYGESDSLFEVAKEKLDDNYDYVMFGHSHRKRFEKYNNGFYVNLGTWLREPCYGKFHNDNFEIIDW
- a CDS encoding PBP1A family penicillin-binding protein, with protein sequence MLKSKKKNSSKPNRKKIILSIASGFFVIFLIAAFIFFDYVVSGLPSLEQLENPKPQLASNVYSADGELIGQYFRQNRIEVSIKDIPQDFINALVATEDRKFFDHWGVDLERLFKAMVKTIFLGRREGASTITQQLTKNLYSFWSGTESDFDVIVRKVREWITSVQIESNYTKDEILEMYFNISYFGRGAYGVEMASRTYFGKGMNELTLSEMSVLVAMLKSPVLYDPVKRYNNSIQRRNLVLYNMVQMDLLDETKYQQLKEEPIVITNYETAEGFKSNLAPHFVEHVRRQLSRMADTYGFDLYEDGLTIYTTLDSEMQKIAVKAAQTHLVEYQKLFDQRWNWGRGKNRATINDLLGKAIRNRTDYINAQTQEEKNEIFQNLIKNVAFVDSVQKVWQTIEVGFVAMDVASGEIKAMVGGRDQDFKYGLNHITQIKRQPGSAFKPIIYTVALDNGLYPAYPILNQPFDYEGWEPQNFDKSTSGFVTLREALRKSLNIVSGRLIIEDHVKLWQVGRYADRMGIKSKLDLYPAISLGASEVTPLELTAAFATIANHGIYNEPISILRIEDKDGILIDNFSSEAREAIPEETAYIMTDMMKTVMDAGTGAAVRTRYGFNRPAGGKTGTTQEFADAWFVGFTAQLAAGVWVGFDDRRVTFTGNYGQGSQAALPIWGLFMKEVYDKFDFPVVDFEPPAGGNVTTINFCAESIYELGDPRIYSSDCNSGIYTDIIKLKDIPPMFNAQRDTAIKIFDKYLAPDSNAHEAVEIE